Below is a window of Dethiosulfovibrio peptidovorans DSM 11002 DNA.
TCCGGGCAGGACGTAGGCCCTGGCTCCCGGAGCCAATTCTACCCCCAGGTCTACCGAGGGTACGGTCATCCCCCTTCGAAGAACAGGGCTGAAAGGAGCCCTGCCCAGTGACCAGGGATGGACCCCCAGCAGCAGAGAGGTCATGGTGGCGTTGCTGCCGATCGCCATCTCGTATATTCTTTTCCTGGAGGTCCCTTTATCGAAACAGACTTTGTCCACGAGGCGGTCCAGGCAGGAGATTATGGCGTCATGGAGGTCCTCCAGACCGGTAGGAAAGGTCTCGCATCTCTCTATTCGGGAGATCACGTCCAGGCCGAAGTCCTTCTGGGGGTTTATCTCGCTGGCGGATCCGACGGTATCCCCGGTCTTCAAGGATATCAACGACACGACCACCGTCGTGGTACCTACATCAACCGCCAGTCCGTAAAGCTCGGGGTCTCTCTTCGGTATCAGGTCTATCAGGCTGTCTTTGTGGAAGACCGCGGTTACTTCCTTCGATCTGAACGCCTGGGGAATCCTCCTGACCAGAGATGCGTCCGGTTTAAGCGGCCCTGTTACCGATTCGAGATGGTCCAGAAGGGACATTCCGTCTCTTATCTCCGGTCTCGGTATCGATATAGGCACGGCGCCTATGGCGGGGCATATCTCGAAATCCGGGCGGTTCCCGTCCGTGAGGATGGCCGAACCCTTTTCCTCCTGATCGGACAGGGACACAGCGACGTCGCCGACCGGGCGGCACAGGCAGGACAGTCGAACTCCCTCTGCGATGTCCTCCGACGAGAGAAAGGTCCTCTCCTCGTCCGTCACGGGGCCTCCGTCTCCTTTCAGGGTGACCCGGCATTTTCCGCAGATTCCCTTGCCTCCGCAGGGAGCCTCTGTCTTGACTCCGCCTTCTCTCAGTATCTCCAACAGGGTAGGCCCCGGAGAGAACTCCAGGACCTTGTCTCCATCGATGGTAATCCTCGACGTCATGAAGACTTCCTTTCCTTTGCGCTATCCACCAGAGTCCGTACCTGGCTAAGTGCCGTCCCCGCTCCAATGCCGCAGGCGGGGGCCAGAATATCGATTCCCTGGTCCATGCACACCTTCGCCATCCGTTTCAGATGTTCTGGAGAGGCCGTCTCTATGGCAAGGGTGCTCACGTTTCCCATAAGGGATTTAGTGCTCAACCTGAGGGCCAACTCTTTGGCGGAGGTTATGGAATCGAAACTGATGCAGTCGCTCCTTATGTCGTCCAGAAGATGGGCCACTCCGCCGAGACGTCCGCATATATGTACTATGGTGCCCTTTACGGAGGTGGAGAGTCGGTCCAGTATGCCGTTGAGAGCGGGGATTGCCCATCTTTCGAATGCCTTAGGTCCCAGGATCTCTCCCGTTCCGCTTGGGTCCGATATGGTGAGGACGTCCGCTCCCGCCTCGACCTGGGCTTTTCCGAATCGAACGAGCTGTTCCACCACGAAATCCATCAGAATCTGGACTTTCTCCGGGCTCTTTCTCATATCCTTATAGAAAAGCGAGGGATCCACGAGCGATGTGGCAAGGCTTATCGGACCGGTTAGGTTGGCTATTACCGGTATGTCGCCGTTTCTTTTTTTCAGGAGGGAAATCGCCCTACATACCTGGGCCGTACGTTCGGAGGATAGGTCCATCTCCTTTAAACTGTTCATGTCGCCGGAGTTCGACATGACGTATCCGATAACCCTCGGTTCGTGGATCCTGTCTCCCATCGATACAGGCGCCCCCATGGCTTCGGCCTCTACTGTCATGCAGAATGGAACCCCGTAGTTCTCGAACCCTCCGTTCTCCGGCTGTCCCGCCGCCAGCTCGGCCATGGCCTCTCCGTCGAGGTGTGCCTCGGGCCAGGTACTGTCGGTCAGGTCCATAACGTCCTCTACGATCATGTTCATCATTCCGCCGGGGCATATGCAGGGAGGGCGGTCTAACGACTCCCTCTTCAGGGCCCCGACCAGCCTTTTTAGCTCGGTCATATCAGTCGTCATATCTGTCGATCGCCAGAGCCTTCTCCAGTTTTTCCTCGGTTATGGGCCACCCGAGCTCCCTGGTTGCATCCATCATGGCG
It encodes the following:
- a CDS encoding ASKHA domain-containing protein encodes the protein MTSRITIDGDKVLEFSPGPTLLEILREGGVKTEAPCGGKGICGKCRVTLKGDGGPVTDEERTFLSSEDIAEGVRLSCLCRPVGDVAVSLSDQEEKGSAILTDGNRPDFEICPAIGAVPISIPRPEIRDGMSLLDHLESVTGPLKPDASLVRRIPQAFRSKEVTAVFHKDSLIDLIPKRDPELYGLAVDVGTTTVVVSLISLKTGDTVGSASEINPQKDFGLDVISRIERCETFPTGLEDLHDAIISCLDRLVDKVCFDKGTSRKRIYEMAIGSNATMTSLLLGVHPWSLGRAPFSPVLRRGMTVPSVDLGVELAPGARAYVLPGVSAYIGSDIVAGMVATELMEDRGIRLFIDIGTNGEIVLSDRGRLSACSCAAGPALEGMNISCGMRASDGAVESVRLNESFAELGVIGGGMPRGLCGSAILDVLSEVVRLEMVGKTGRLKPGPMITEENGKRALVLRERDPRLTVTQGDLRQVQLARGAILSGFISLLEANDLTMADIDQVLVAGQFGRHLSIDSLTGSGLIPMELKERITYCGNTSGAGAAMCLLSRKARDDAERISDMVDYVELSVLESYDRLFSRCLQFEVSR
- a CDS encoding uroporphyrinogen decarboxylase family protein yields the protein MTTDMTELKRLVGALKRESLDRPPCICPGGMMNMIVEDVMDLTDSTWPEAHLDGEAMAELAAGQPENGGFENYGVPFCMTVEAEAMGAPVSMGDRIHEPRVIGYVMSNSGDMNSLKEMDLSSERTAQVCRAISLLKKRNGDIPVIANLTGPISLATSLVDPSLFYKDMRKSPEKVQILMDFVVEQLVRFGKAQVEAGADVLTISDPSGTGEILGPKAFERWAIPALNGILDRLSTSVKGTIVHICGRLGGVAHLLDDIRSDCISFDSITSAKELALRLSTKSLMGNVSTLAIETASPEHLKRMAKVCMDQGIDILAPACGIGAGTALSQVRTLVDSAKERKSS